The following proteins are co-located in the Nitrospirota bacterium genome:
- a CDS encoding ABC transporter ATP-binding protein yields MSFKETTGVPAYSVDGLRFSYGHPGAGRSVNGWVLDGLTFEVRPGEILGVLGPNGSGKSSLLKILAKVLRPQEGLVTLFGDDLAGMPQHDVARAVALVPQESQIAFPFSITEMVLMGRFPHHRRNVGLSGLGWEGPEDIRVAEAAMRETDVLHLAHRSITDVSGGERQRAVIARALTQEPKVLLLDEPTAFLDLHHQLDICSILRRLNEERGLTVVLVSHDLNLASQYCDRLLLLDRGRTVRLGPPEEVMTPEVLEEIYRCRVLVDRHPQSGLPRVTLPGRKLTASRQPSAVGPEIKADS; encoded by the coding sequence ATGAGTTTCAAGGAGACGACAGGGGTGCCCGCCTACTCGGTGGACGGGCTTCGGTTCTCCTACGGCCATCCGGGGGCGGGGCGGTCGGTCAACGGCTGGGTCCTCGACGGCCTGACCTTCGAAGTGCGCCCGGGGGAGATCCTGGGGGTCTTGGGTCCGAACGGGTCGGGGAAGAGCTCACTGCTGAAGATTCTGGCGAAGGTGCTGCGTCCGCAGGAAGGCCTGGTGACGCTCTTTGGTGACGATCTTGCCGGCATGCCGCAGCATGACGTGGCCAGGGCCGTGGCCCTGGTGCCACAGGAGAGCCAGATCGCGTTTCCGTTCTCGATCACCGAAATGGTGCTGATGGGGCGCTTTCCCCACCATCGGCGAAACGTCGGCCTGAGCGGTCTCGGTTGGGAAGGGCCGGAAGATATCCGCGTGGCGGAGGCGGCGATGCGGGAAACCGATGTGCTGCACCTGGCCCACCGCTCCATCACCGATGTGTCGGGCGGGGAGCGCCAGCGGGCGGTCATTGCCCGCGCGCTGACCCAGGAGCCGAAGGTGTTGCTCCTGGATGAACCGACAGCCTTTCTGGATCTCCACCACCAATTGGATATCTGCTCGATCCTGCGCCGGCTCAACGAAGAGCGGGGCCTGACCGTGGTCCTGGTGTCCCACGACCTGAATCTGGCCAGCCAATACTGCGATCGTCTGTTGCTGTTGGACAGGGGGCGGACCGTACGTCTGGGTCCCCCTGAAGAGGTCATGACGCCGGAGGTGCTGGAGGAGATCTATCGGTGCCGGGTCCTGGTCGACAGGCATCCCCAGTCCGGCTTGCCGAGGGTGACGCTGCCGGGCCGGAAGCTAACAGCCAGCCGTCAGCCATCAGCGGTCGGCCCAGAGATCAAGGCGGATAGCTGA
- a CDS encoding cob(I)yrinic acid a,c-diamide adenosyltransferase, with protein MRITKVYTRTGDAGKTRLAGGQQIWKDSLRVEAYGTLDEVNASIGLARVFNAEAAEPKTGPVLEEYLRWVQNKLFDTGGILATAPGQTFANMPQVTAQDVTRLERMIDACQKDLAPLKEFILPGGGKVSGHLHQARTICRRAERLCVKLAKEEPVDGVIVKFVNRLSDALFVLARWAAKKQGEPEFLWERTTKTRDNER; from the coding sequence ATGCGCATTACCAAAGTTTACACACGCACCGGCGATGCGGGCAAAACTCGCCTGGCAGGCGGGCAGCAGATCTGGAAGGACAGTCTGCGGGTAGAGGCGTACGGCACGCTGGATGAGGTCAACGCGTCGATCGGCTTGGCGCGGGTCTTCAATGCCGAGGCTGCCGAGCCCAAGACCGGACCGGTCCTTGAGGAGTATCTTCGGTGGGTGCAGAACAAGCTCTTCGACACCGGCGGCATCTTGGCTACGGCCCCCGGCCAGACGTTTGCGAACATGCCGCAAGTGACCGCGCAGGATGTGACCAGGCTGGAGCGAATGATCGACGCCTGTCAGAAAGATCTGGCGCCGCTCAAGGAGTTTATCCTGCCGGGGGGCGGCAAGGTGTCCGGCCACTTGCATCAAGCCCGGACCATTTGCCGCAGGGCCGAACGGCTTTGCGTGAAGCTGGCCAAGGAAGAGCCGGTGGATGGCGTCATCGTGAAGTTCGTAAATCGCCTCAGCGACGCCCTCTTCGTGCTGGCCCGCTGGGCCGCCAAGAAACAGGGGGAACCGGAGTTTCTCTGGGAGCGGACCACGAAAACGCGGGATAATGAACGATGA
- a CDS encoding cobyrinate a,c-diamide synthase produces MAVPRLVIAGTQSNVGKTTVTLALLAALRQRGRKVQPFKVGPDYIDAGHHTAATGRPSRNLDGWMLTAEINREIFSHASADADLAVIEGMMGLFDSSSASSEVGSTAEMAKLLGAPVLLVIDGSAMARSAAAMVAGYAKFDPALTVAGVLCNRVGSEGHFQLLKEAVETETRVPVVGYLKPDKTLTIGDRHLGLRTAIEQGSTDLYDKLGRAAAETVDLDKVEALASSVKGEWLEVKGMKASSHGSPFTSHQSVRVGVAYDAAFCFYYQENLELLEAEGAELVRFSPIRDRVLPAIDLLYLGGGYPELYGEALSGNSAMRLAIRGFADRGGAIYAECGGMMYLTQAIRDFEGRGHEMVGLFPAEAVMRKPGLTLGYREIELMRPCVIGAAGLKVRGHEFHYSSLVSMGSLDYACAVTDAKGQPRSPDGLVRGNTVALYAHLHFSSQPAAARALVASARAWRTQGAEGKGVSL; encoded by the coding sequence ATGGCAGTTCCTCGTCTCGTCATTGCCGGGACCCAGAGCAATGTCGGCAAGACCACGGTGACCCTGGCCCTGCTGGCCGCCTTGCGGCAGCGGGGCCGGAAAGTCCAGCCGTTCAAGGTGGGGCCGGACTATATCGACGCGGGGCACCATACGGCAGCCACGGGCCGGCCCTCGCGCAATCTGGACGGATGGATGTTGACGGCCGAAATCAATCGGGAGATATTTTCCCATGCCTCCGCCGATGCGGATCTGGCCGTCATCGAGGGCATGATGGGGCTCTTCGACAGCAGCTCGGCGAGCAGCGAGGTCGGCAGCACGGCCGAGATGGCCAAGCTGCTGGGGGCTCCGGTTCTCCTCGTGATTGACGGGAGTGCCATGGCTCGGTCGGCGGCGGCGATGGTGGCCGGCTATGCCAAGTTCGATCCGGCCCTGACGGTGGCCGGCGTCCTCTGCAATCGTGTGGGCAGCGAGGGTCACTTTCAGTTGCTCAAGGAAGCGGTAGAGACGGAGACCAGAGTGCCGGTGGTTGGGTACCTGAAGCCGGACAAAACCCTGACGATCGGCGACCGGCATCTTGGGTTGCGGACCGCCATTGAACAGGGTTCGACGGACCTCTATGACAAGCTGGGGCGGGCGGCGGCCGAGACCGTAGATTTGGACAAGGTGGAAGCTCTGGCGAGCAGCGTGAAAGGTGAATGGTTAGAGGTGAAAGGGATGAAGGCATCCTCTCACGGTTCACCATTCACTTCTCACCAATCGGTACGCGTCGGTGTTGCCTACGACGCGGCGTTTTGCTTCTACTATCAGGAAAATCTGGAGCTGTTGGAAGCGGAGGGGGCTGAGTTGGTGCGGTTCTCGCCGATTCGAGATCGAGTCTTGCCGGCCATAGATCTGCTCTACTTGGGCGGGGGCTATCCGGAGTTGTATGGCGAGGCGTTATCAGGAAACAGCGCCATGCGACTGGCAATCCGGGGCTTTGCCGACCGAGGAGGGGCGATCTACGCCGAATGCGGGGGGATGATGTACCTGACACAAGCGATCCGCGACTTCGAGGGGCGGGGCCACGAGATGGTCGGGCTATTCCCGGCCGAAGCTGTGATGCGCAAGCCAGGCCTGACCCTGGGCTATCGTGAAATTGAACTGATGAGGCCTTGTGTGATCGGAGCGGCCGGCCTGAAGGTCCGAGGGCATGAGTTTCACTACTCCTCGCTCGTCTCCATGGGATCGCTCGACTATGCCTGTGCCGTGACGGATGCGAAGGGACAGCCACGGTCGCCGGATGGGTTGGTACGAGGCAATACGGTGGCCCTCTATGCCCATCTTCATTTTTCAAGTCAGCCGGCTGCGGCACGTGCGCTGGTGGCATCCGCAAGGGCCTGGCGCACGCAGGGTGCTGAGGGAAAAGGAGTGTCGTTGTGA
- the cobO gene encoding cob(I)yrinic acid a,c-diamide adenosyltransferase, translating to MTDDAEHQARMQRLKASVDRRIEAAQEEKGLVIVYTGAGKGKTTAALGMALRCIGHGMKVAIVQFIKGAIDTAEERALKSFGPQVVFLRMGEGYTWETQDRARDTDMAQKAWAAASEFLRDPAYAMVILDEFNIALQHDYVQLADVLPVLQARPPMQHVVITGRGAKKELIEAADLVTEMGQVKHPFRKGVKAQKGVEF from the coding sequence GTGACGGACGATGCCGAGCATCAGGCCCGGATGCAACGCCTGAAGGCCTCCGTAGACCGGCGCATCGAGGCGGCCCAGGAGGAAAAGGGATTGGTGATCGTCTACACAGGCGCGGGGAAGGGAAAAACTACCGCCGCCTTGGGCATGGCCCTGCGCTGTATCGGCCACGGGATGAAAGTGGCCATCGTGCAATTCATCAAGGGCGCGATCGATACGGCGGAGGAGCGGGCTCTTAAGAGCTTCGGTCCGCAGGTCGTCTTTCTGCGGATGGGCGAGGGATATACCTGGGAGACGCAGGATCGAGCGCGGGACACGGACATGGCGCAGAAAGCCTGGGCCGCCGCGTCGGAGTTCCTTCGGGATCCGGCCTATGCGATGGTCATTCTGGACGAGTTCAACATCGCGCTCCAGCATGACTATGTCCAGCTTGCCGACGTGCTGCCGGTGCTCCAGGCCAGGCCGCCCATGCAACACGTGGTCATCACGGGCCGAGGCGCCAAGAAGGAGCTGATCGAAGCAGCCGATCTTGTCACGGAGATGGGACAGGTGAAGCATCCGTTTCGGAAGGGCGTCAAAGCCCAAAAGGGAGTCGAGTTCTAA
- a CDS encoding cobyric acid synthase produces the protein MAVRTLMVQGTASHVGKSVLVTALCRLFARRGVKVAPFKAQNMSNNSFVTPDGREIGRAQAVQATACRLAPRTDFNPVLIKPSGERSAQLVVNGLVAGRLEASDFGLVKRAHWSAVCEAFARLAGEFDVVILEGAGSPAEINLRDRDIVNMAMAREAQAPVILAGDIDRGGVFAALVGTLALLEPEERAHVKGFLVNKFRGDADLLTPGVKMVEARCGIPCLGVVPHWHDLQVPQEDSLGWEDRHDATSRLTDTLTVGVVDVPAISNFTDFDALACEPDVRLVRVAGPITQPLDALLFPGTKNTAEALRFVKARTLDQVARQVLAAGGKIVGLCGGFQLLGKRILDPDRVESSEGELEGLGLLNVTTSFARDKVTVGVSGRHPASGSPVEGYEVHMGRTSLGAGAVPWLEVRAPGEAAMRPEGASSEDGLVLGTYVHGLFDAVAFRRVFLNWLREARGWAPLPVQPGTSLDEQIDRLADFMAKHLDLAAIDAILERGL, from the coding sequence ATGGCTGTACGCACCTTAATGGTTCAGGGTACGGCGTCGCACGTGGGCAAGTCCGTGCTCGTGACGGCCCTCTGCCGGCTGTTCGCGCGGCGCGGGGTCAAGGTCGCGCCCTTCAAGGCGCAGAACATGTCCAATAATTCCTTCGTCACGCCGGACGGAAGGGAAATCGGGCGCGCCCAGGCGGTGCAGGCGACGGCTTGCCGGTTGGCCCCTCGGACGGATTTCAATCCGGTGCTGATCAAGCCCTCCGGCGAACGGAGCGCCCAGTTGGTGGTGAACGGGCTGGTGGCCGGGCGGTTGGAGGCCTCCGATTTTGGCCTGGTTAAGCGAGCGCACTGGTCTGCCGTTTGCGAGGCCTTTGCCCGGTTGGCCGGGGAGTTCGACGTGGTCATTCTCGAAGGAGCCGGCAGCCCGGCCGAAATCAATCTGCGCGACCGGGACATCGTGAATATGGCCATGGCACGGGAAGCGCAGGCGCCGGTTATCCTGGCGGGTGACATTGATCGGGGCGGGGTCTTTGCGGCACTGGTGGGGACCTTGGCTTTGCTTGAGCCGGAGGAGCGTGCCCACGTCAAAGGATTTCTGGTCAACAAGTTTCGCGGCGATGCGGATCTGCTGACGCCGGGCGTCAAGATGGTGGAAGCCCGGTGCGGGATCCCTTGCCTGGGCGTGGTGCCCCATTGGCACGATCTCCAGGTGCCGCAGGAAGACTCGCTGGGATGGGAAGACCGGCATGACGCCACGTCCCGGCTGACGGATACCCTGACGGTCGGCGTCGTGGACGTGCCGGCCATTTCGAATTTCACCGACTTCGACGCGCTGGCTTGTGAACCGGATGTCCGTCTGGTCCGGGTCGCCGGGCCGATCACCCAGCCGCTCGATGCGTTGCTCTTCCCCGGCACCAAGAACACGGCCGAAGCGCTGCGTTTCGTGAAGGCACGGACGCTCGACCAGGTTGCCCGGCAGGTGCTGGCTGCCGGGGGAAAGATCGTGGGGCTCTGCGGAGGGTTTCAACTGTTGGGCAAGCGGATTCTCGATCCGGACCGGGTCGAATCGTCGGAGGGCGAGCTTGAAGGCTTGGGGCTGCTGAATGTGACGACCAGCTTTGCTCGAGACAAGGTTACGGTGGGGGTGAGCGGACGTCACCCGGCGAGCGGCTCTCCGGTGGAAGGGTACGAAGTGCACATGGGCCGAACCAGTTTGGGCGCAGGAGCCGTTCCTTGGTTGGAGGTCCGGGCCCCCGGTGAGGCAGCCATGCGGCCTGAAGGGGCCAGCTCGGAGGACGGTCTTGTGCTCGGCACCTACGTTCACGGACTCTTCGATGCGGTGGCCTTTCGACGGGTCTTTCTCAATTGGCTCCGTGAGGCGCGAGGCTGGGCTCCCCTGCCGGTGCAGCCGGGGACTTCCCTGGATGAACAGATCGACCGGCTGGCCGATTTTATGGCCAAGCATCTGGACCTGGCGGCCATTGATGCGATTCTTGAGCGGGGGCTCTAA
- the bluB gene encoding 5,6-dimethylbenzimidazole synthase — translation MALPKPASVERNGHFSEEERAAVYRAIFERRDVREKFLPTPIPNEVLARVLLAAHHAGSVGFMQPWNFVVVRKAATKRAVKDLFRQANEDAASKYKGERAALYRRLKLEGIEEAPLSLCVTCSRQRGGRQVLGRSTVRETDLYSTCCAIQNLWLAARAEGIGVGWVSILDHQALKQVLEIPKPIKVVAYLCLGYVSEFAGRPDLERAGWRSRLPLEQLVYHERWGRSK, via the coding sequence ATGGCCCTGCCCAAGCCTGCATCGGTCGAGCGCAACGGGCACTTCTCCGAAGAGGAACGGGCCGCCGTCTATCGGGCTATTTTTGAGCGACGGGACGTGCGGGAGAAGTTCCTGCCGACGCCCATTCCCAACGAAGTGCTCGCCAGGGTGCTGCTGGCCGCCCACCATGCAGGCTCGGTGGGGTTCATGCAGCCATGGAATTTTGTGGTCGTCCGTAAGGCGGCGACCAAGCGCGCGGTCAAGGACTTGTTCCGACAGGCCAACGAGGATGCCGCGAGCAAGTACAAGGGGGAACGGGCAGCCCTCTACCGGCGGTTGAAGCTCGAAGGGATCGAAGAAGCGCCGCTGTCCCTCTGCGTGACCTGCAGCAGGCAGAGGGGCGGAAGGCAGGTGTTGGGCCGTTCGACGGTGCGGGAAACGGACCTCTACAGCACCTGCTGCGCCATTCAAAATCTCTGGCTGGCTGCGAGGGCCGAGGGGATCGGCGTGGGCTGGGTCAGCATTCTGGACCATCAGGCCTTGAAGCAGGTGTTGGAGATTCCCAAGCCGATCAAGGTGGTGGCCTACCTCTGCCTGGGGTATGTCTCCGAGTTTGCCGGACGGCCGGACTTGGAACGGGCCGGCTGGCGAAGCCGGCTGCCGCTGGAGCAACTCGTCTACCACGAACGGTGGGGACGAAGTAAATAA
- the cobU gene encoding bifunctional adenosylcobinamide kinase/adenosylcobinamide-phosphate guanylyltransferase, with translation MSSRRGRLIFILGGAASGKSETALAMAGNAGPRAFVATGQPLDGEMAERIRRHQASRQADWRTEEVPVDLAGWFDKQGRTYRIILVDCLTLWLSNLQGRGVPESQVPALVSELLRAIRAVKARVVVVSNELGLGLVPTDVSARRFRDLAGRVNQQFAAEADEAYFVVSGLPVRIK, from the coding sequence ATGTCTTCCCGGCGCGGGCGGCTGATTTTCATACTGGGCGGAGCCGCGTCGGGAAAGAGCGAGACAGCCCTTGCGATGGCGGGTAACGCCGGTCCCAGGGCCTTCGTAGCGACCGGGCAACCCTTGGATGGCGAGATGGCCGAGCGTATCCGCCGGCACCAGGCCTCGCGGCAGGCAGACTGGCGGACCGAAGAAGTGCCGGTGGATCTGGCCGGCTGGTTCGACAAGCAGGGCCGGACTTATCGGATCATCCTCGTGGATTGTCTGACCCTCTGGCTGAGCAATCTGCAAGGCCGCGGCGTTCCCGAATCGCAGGTGCCGGCGCTGGTTTCCGAGCTGCTGCGCGCGATCAGGGCCGTTAAGGCACGGGTCGTGGTTGTCAGCAACGAACTGGGCCTGGGGCTGGTGCCGACGGATGTCTCCGCCAGGCGGTTCCGGGACCTGGCGGGGCGGGTCAACCAACAGTTTGCTGCGGAGGCGGATGAGGCCTATTTTGTGGTCAGTGGTCTGCCGGTACGAATCAAGTAA
- a CDS encoding TonB-dependent receptor — translation MRKFIIGSGILLALLWGSGVGHAEEGTPVVQTEEVVTSATKTPVPVGQLTSAVEIITGEEMQRQKFKTVADALRLAQGLAVFSNGGPGTDTSVRIRGGGAAQTLVLIDGAIVNSATTGAYNFANLTTDNIERVEILRGAQSMLWGSDAMGGVINIVTKRGAGATAASSFFEYGSFNSIREGAQVTGKKGLVDFSMDLSRWDFAGFSAADSRLGASERDSFRNWTASSRLGVDLPKDGRLEFNFRWMNGSTSIDNISNPPADVFNSKNKSQQFVFGGSYDQAITHWWNQKLTLARAEEDAPFFPGNLQRNLVTGALTVPSGSPNTTRTLSNRLEWQHNMQVADPLLLTFGYQFREQQGENDTLAKRIVSSNAGFAQAQLNLWDRVFGTAGIRQDSYNVFGTATTYRLTGGYLHKETDTKLRTSYGTGFRAPSVNELYFANFGNPNLKAEKSQSFDVGVDQELFGKRLKLSGGYFWNRYRDQIVTTFDPVVCAPFSTFSFCPLNVGNSSTKGFEASFAYKQTLGLPFIKAFDFQGQYTNTMTRDLSNGARLPRQPVDQWSLQAGYQPIDPLHIILTGRFVGSRFNTTADRQGMQAFDVWNLTTNYTVTKHIEAYVRADNLFNQRYQEILNAGTPVRSIYFGVRINHDLFS, via the coding sequence GTGCGGAAGTTTATCATTGGGTCGGGCATTCTGTTGGCGTTGCTATGGGGGTCCGGGGTCGGCCATGCGGAAGAAGGGACGCCGGTCGTGCAAACCGAGGAGGTCGTGACCAGCGCGACAAAAACGCCTGTGCCGGTCGGTCAACTGACCAGCGCGGTGGAGATCATCACCGGCGAAGAGATGCAGCGGCAGAAATTCAAGACGGTGGCCGATGCCTTGCGGCTGGCGCAGGGGCTGGCGGTCTTCTCCAACGGCGGGCCTGGAACCGATACGAGCGTGCGGATTCGTGGCGGAGGCGCAGCGCAGACCCTGGTGTTGATCGATGGGGCGATCGTCAATAGCGCGACGACCGGCGCCTACAATTTCGCCAACCTGACGACCGACAATATCGAGCGGGTGGAAATCCTGCGCGGCGCCCAAAGCATGTTGTGGGGGTCGGACGCCATGGGCGGGGTCATCAACATCGTCACCAAGAGGGGCGCGGGGGCCACCGCCGCGAGTTCGTTCTTCGAATACGGGTCCTTCAATTCCATCCGCGAGGGAGCCCAGGTGACGGGCAAGAAGGGACTCGTGGACTTTTCCATGGATCTGTCGCGATGGGACTTCGCCGGATTTTCGGCGGCGGACTCCCGGCTTGGCGCGTCGGAGCGGGATTCGTTCAGGAACTGGACCGCGTCCTCGCGGTTGGGTGTGGATTTGCCCAAGGACGGTCGCCTCGAGTTCAACTTCCGCTGGATGAATGGCTCGACCAGCATCGACAACATCAGCAATCCTCCGGCCGATGTGTTTAACTCCAAGAACAAGAGCCAACAGTTTGTATTCGGTGGAAGCTACGATCAGGCGATTACCCATTGGTGGAATCAGAAATTGACGCTGGCACGGGCAGAAGAAGATGCACCGTTTTTTCCCGGCAATCTTCAGCGCAACCTTGTCACCGGCGCGCTGACGGTCCCATCCGGGTCGCCGAACACCACGCGGACGCTCAGCAACCGTCTTGAGTGGCAGCACAATATGCAAGTCGCCGATCCCCTGCTGCTCACCTTCGGCTACCAGTTCCGTGAGCAGCAGGGGGAGAATGACACGCTGGCGAAAAGAATCGTCTCGTCAAACGCGGGGTTTGCCCAGGCCCAGTTGAATCTCTGGGACCGGGTCTTCGGCACGGCCGGTATCAGGCAGGACAGCTACAACGTGTTCGGAACGGCCACGACCTACCGGCTGACCGGCGGGTATCTCCATAAGGAAACGGACACGAAGCTCAGGACCAGCTATGGCACCGGATTCCGAGCTCCGTCGGTCAATGAACTGTATTTCGCCAACTTCGGCAATCCCAACCTCAAGGCGGAAAAAAGCCAGAGTTTCGACGTGGGGGTGGACCAGGAACTGTTCGGGAAACGGCTGAAACTCAGCGGAGGCTATTTCTGGAACCGGTATCGCGACCAGATCGTCACCACATTCGATCCCGTGGTCTGCGCTCCGTTCAGCACGTTCAGCTTCTGCCCGCTCAACGTCGGCAATTCTTCGACCAAAGGTTTTGAGGCGAGCTTCGCCTATAAGCAGACTCTGGGACTGCCCTTCATCAAAGCATTCGATTTTCAGGGTCAGTACACCAATACGATGACGCGCGACCTGAGCAACGGGGCCCGGTTGCCGCGCCAGCCGGTGGACCAGTGGAGCCTCCAGGCAGGGTACCAACCCATCGACCCGCTGCACATCATTCTGACCGGCCGTTTCGTGGGCTCGCGGTTCAATACGACCGCCGACCGTCAGGGCATGCAGGCCTTCGATGTGTGGAACTTGACCACCAACTATACCGTGACCAAGCACATCGAGGCCTACGTGCGCGCGGACAATCTGTTCAACCAGCGCTACCAGGAAATTCTCAACGCCGGGACGCCGGTCCGTTCGATCTATTTCGGCGTGCGGATCAACCATGACTTGTTCTCATAG